A stretch of the Manis pentadactyla isolate mManPen7 chromosome 16, mManPen7.hap1, whole genome shotgun sequence genome encodes the following:
- the LOC130681294 gene encoding 40S ribosomal protein S29-like codes for MGHQQLYWSHPRKFGQGSRSCRVCSNRRGVIRKYGLNMCRQCFHQYAKDIGFIKLD; via the coding sequence ATGGGTCACCAGCAGCTCTACTGGAGCCATCCGAGAAAATTCGGCCAGGGTTCTCGTTCGTGCCGCGTGTGCTCGAACCGGCGCGGTGTGATCCGGAAGTACGGCCTCAATATGTGCCGCCAGTGTTTCCATCAGTACGCGAAGGATATCGGCTTCATTAAGTTGGACTAA